aaaatggtaccaataaaaacctcaacattttctgcaaaaaacaagcccctgcacaagacgatcggcagaaaaataaaaaacatatggcgttcagaaaaccaatccagcacaatcttgcttccaaaaaccgtatggcattcctttccttctgcgccctgccgtgtgcccatacagtagtttacgaccacatgtggggtctttatgtaaaccgcggaatcagggtaataaatattgagttttgtttggctgttaaccctcaatgtgttacaattttttttttttttataaaatggaaaatctgctaaaaaagtgaaatttagaaatttcatctccattttcctttaattcttgtggaacgcctaaagggttaacaaagtttgtaaaatccgttttgagtaacttgaggggtgtagtttctacaatggggtcatttatgtgggttttggaaattttcttaaaaattgtaagaattgcttctaaacttctaagccttctaacgtcctaaaaaaataaaatgacatttccaaaatgatgccaacaaaaagtagacatatggggaatgttaagtaataaatattttattaggtatgactttctgttttagaagcagagaaattgaaatttggaaaattgtgaattttcccaaaattttggtaaatttgggatttttttcataaataaaggtgaaatatattgactcaaatcattaagtacaatgtgtcgcgagaaaacaatctcagaatggcttggataaataagtgttccaaagctattaccacataaagtgacgcatgtcagatttgtaaattttgacctggacactggggcatcaataacccttggtcatgaaagggttaaggtgaaataaggcggTGTCGTTAAGcagttaacctttgctttgttgttggaatttttttttattaaaattgaaaatctgacaaaaaagtgaatttcatctccattttcctttaattctggtggaacacctaaagggttaacaaagttagtaaaatcagttttgaataccttgagagctgtagtttctaaaatggggccatttatgggtggtttctataatgtaagccccacaaagtgacttcagacctgaactgttccttaaaaatagttttggggaaattttcttaaaactttTGAGATTTGCTActatacttctaagccttctaacatccaaaaaaagaaaatgtaatatacAGAATGactcaaacatgaagtagacttatgggaaatataaagtaataactgttttaGGAGggatcactatctgttttaaaagcagagaaataaaattttttgaaatttagactttttaaaaaaaattggtaaattttttatttttttttataaatacaaatgaaatattttgactcaaatttaccactgtcattaagtacaatatgcgacgagaAAACAGtcccagaatggcttggataagtaaaagcgttttaaagttcccaccacataaagtgacacaggtcAGATTTTCTAaataatggcctggtccttaaggtgaaaaatggcagggtccagaaggggttaaagggaacctgtcaccagttttatggtgtcctaactaagggcaacataaataagtgactgattcttttagcaaaatgctgggtcactttctttaattgacccagtcaatctgccaacatcttgtattgaaaagctccagctgatgatgatgagtcattaatattcatgagctcctgactctccccgcccacctgctgctgaatgacagttattttccatatgaatcagcagcaggtgggcaggggagtggctatagctctgaattaaatatacgctggactcaatgacatcacgctggactccaatcagctcattagcatgcggcatctttgtgtgtgtattatgaggtaaccatctgtcacaccagtaagtgaatacatctaaggcactttttagtagttaatgattgtatataattggttagattataatcaaatatccacatgacaggttccctttaagtatgcaGTTAGTATAACGttggtacattttttttatctgcatattaataaaattttatattttaacgGTTTGTGTGCAATTAGGGGGGGAAAAAAGCCTTTTATCTTATAAAATGTTTCTTTCTTCAGGTAAAGACTGGATAAAAGTCTCCCAAGGTCATCTAATTCCAACTTGGCAATAATAGAACCTGGCATAATCTGGGTGAGATGTCTGCAAATTCTGAATATGGGAATGATTTTGAAAATAATGCTAATCTTTCTGTGCACAATGAAATTCAGAAAGCTGAACGGTCATGTTCTGAAAGAGAGAAAACTTTTAATGTGCTATCAAGTGTTGCTGAAATTCTGAGAAATGACAAAGGAGAAAagacatattcatgttcagaatgtggaaagtgttttcgTCAAAATTCACATCTTCTGAgacatcagaaaactcacacagcggagaggccattttcatgtttagaatgtgggaaatgttttattcgaaaatcacatcttgttgaacatcagaaaactcatacaggagagaagtcattttcatgttcggaatgtgggaAGAGGTTTAGGACTCAACATAGTCTTAAGATACACCTGGGAACTCATACTGGGGTGCAgcaatattcatgttcagaatgtgggaaatgttgtaGTGATAAATCAAGTTTTGtgatacatcagagaattcatacaggagagaatccatattcatgttcagaatgtggaaagtgttttcgTCAAAATTCACATCTTCTGAGACATCACAAAACTCACACAgcggagaagccattttcatgtttagaatgtgggaaatgttttattcggaaatcacatcttgttgaacatcagaaaactcacacaggagagaagccattttcatgttcggaatgtgggaaatgttttagtaacAAATCAATTCTTCaggtacatcagagaattcacaccggggttaagccatttttatgccctgaatgtgggaaatattttactCGGAAATCAGAACTTGAGAATCATCTGAAAatgcacacaggggagaagccatttccatgtcctgaatgtgaaaaGTATTTTAATTTGAAAGCACAGCTTGAtaaacatctgagaactcacacaggagagaagccatattcgtgtcctgaatgtgagaaatgttttggtaataaatcaaatcttgtgcaacatcagagaattcacacaggagagaagccatatttgtgtcccgaatgtgggaaatgttttagtaacAAATCAATTCTTGaggaacatcagagaattcacaccggggttaagccatttttatgccctgaatgtgggaaatattttactCGGAAATCAGAACTTGAGAATCATCTGAAAatgcacacaggggagaagccatttccatgtcctgaatgtgaaaaGTATTTTAATTTGAAAGCACAGCTTGAtaaacatctgagaactcacacaggagagaagccatattcgtgtcctgaatgtgagaaatgttttggtaataaatcaaatcttgtgcaacatcagagaattcatacaggagagaagcctatttaatatacagaatgtgggaaatgctttggcTGTAAATTAAcctctacaggaccgccgtacgcaggattgcgtcctgccggcggccctgctcttctgggtggacgcatatacgcgtcctcccgcgagagccgagatttcctgtgaacgcgcgcacacaggaacggaaggtaagcgagtggatctccagcctgccagcggcgatcgctcgctggcaggctggagatctgatttttttaacccctaacaggtatattagacgctgttttgataacagcgtctaatatacctgctacctggtcctctggtggtcccttttgttaggatcgaccaccagaggacacaggtaggtcagtaaagtcgcaccaaacactacactacacccccccccgtcacttattaaccctttatgaacccctgatcacccatgatcaccccatataaactccctgatcacccccctgtcattgatcacccccccccctgtcattgatcaccccctgtcaggctccgttcagacgtccgtatgatttttacggatccacggatacatggatcggatccgcaaaacacatgcggacgtctgaatggagccttacaggggggtgatcaatgacaggcgggtgatcacccatatacactccctgatcaccccctgtcattgatcacccccctgtaaggctccattcagacgtccgcatgtgttttgcggatccgatccatggatccgtaaaaatcatacggacgtctgaatagagccttacaggggggtgatcaatgacaggggggtgatcacccatatacacttcctgatcaccccctgtcattgatcacccccctgtaaggctccattcagacgtccgcatgatttttacggatacatggatcggatccgcaaaacacatgcggacgtctgaatggagccttacaggggggtgatcaatgacagcggggtgatcaatgacagggggtgatcagggagtgtatatgggtgatcacccgcctgtcattgatcacccccctgtaaggctccattcagacgtccgcatgtgttttgcggatccgatccatggatccgtaaaaatcatacggacgtctgaatagagccttacaggggggtgatcaatgacaggggggtgatcacccatatacacttcctgatcaccccctgtcattgatcacccccctgtaaggctccattcagacgtccgcatgatttttacggatacatggatcggatccgcaaaacacatgcggacgtctgaatggagccttacaggggggtgatcaatgacagcggggtgatcaatgacagggggtgatcagggagtgtatatgggtgatcacccgcctgtcattgatcacccccctgtaaggctccattcagacgtccgtatgatttttacggatccacggatacatggatcggatccgcaaaacacatgcggacgtctgaatggagccttacagtgggggtgatcagtgacaggggggtgatcatcctgatcaccccctgtcattgataacccccctgtaaggctccattcagacgtctgcatgtgttttgcggatccgatccatggatccgtaaaaatcatacggacgtctgaatggagccttacagggggggtgatcagggagtctatatgggtgatcacccccctgtcattgatcacccccctgtcattgatcacccccccccccctgtcattgatcacccccccccaccccccccctccccccgtaaggctccattcagacatttttttggcccaagttagcggaaattttttgtttgtttttgttttttcttactaagtctcgtattccactaacttgtgtcaaaaaataaaatctcacatgaactcaccatacccctcagggaatccaaatgcgtaacatttttagacatttatattccagacttcttctcacgctttagggcccctaaaaagccagggcagtataaataccccacatgtgaccccatttcggaaagaagacaccccaaggtattccgtgaggggcatattgagtccatgaaagattgaaatttttgtcctaagttaacggaaagtgagactttgtgagaaaaaaactaaaaaaatctatatccgctaacttatgcaaaaaaataataatttctatgaactcgctaggcccctcattgaatacctcggggtgtcttctttccaaagtggggtcacatgtggggtatttatactgccctggctttttaggggtccgaaagtgtgagaagaagtctgggatccaaatgtctaaaaatgccctcctaaaaggaatttgggcacctttgcgcatctaggctgcaaaaaagtgtgacacatctggtatcgccgtactcagtagaagttgggcaatgtgttttggggtgtcattttacatatacccatgctgggtgagaaaaatatcttggtcaaatgccaactttgtataaaaaaatgggaaaagttatcttttgccaagatatttctctcacccagcatggttatatgtaaaatgacaccccaaaacacattccccaacttctcctgagtacggcgataccagatgtgtcacacttttttgcagccaaggtgggcaaaggggcacatattccaaagtgcatctttcggatttcaccggtcattttttacagattttgattgcaaagtacttctcacacatttgggcccctaaattgccagggcagtataactacgccacaagtgaccccattttggaaagaagacaccccaaggtattccgtgaggggcatggcgagttcctagaattttttattttttgtcgcaagttagtggaatatgagactttgtaagaaaaaaataaaaataaaaaatcatcatcattttccgctaacttgtgacaaaaaataaaaagttctatgaactcactatgcccatcagcgaataccttagggtgtctactttccgaaatggggtcatttgtgggttttttctactgtttgggcattgtagaacctcaggaatcatgacaggtgctcagaaagtcagagctgcttaaaaaagcggaaattcacatttttgtaccatagtgtgtaaacgctataacttttacccaaaccattttttttttgcccaaacatttttttttaatcaaagacatgtagaactataaatttagcgaaaaatttgtatatggatgtcgttttttttgcaaaattttacagctgaaagtgaaaaatgtcatttttttgcaaaaaaatctttacatttcgattaataacaaaaaaagtaaaaatgtcagtagcaataaaataccaccaaatgaaagctctattagtgagaagaaaaggaggtaaaattcatttgggtggtaagttgcatgaccgagcgataaacggtgaaagtagtgtagtgccgaagtgtaaaaagtgctctggtcatgaagggggtttcagctagcggggctgaagtggttaaagggagtctttcacctaatctgagcgttttagaccgctcagatcaggttatagactctttaaccctcattacgatcatacctttgtcttatgtgtccctcgcccagataatgaaaataatactttttaaacttatgcaaattaccttctgaaggtgcccaggggcggcgttactgggcgatgtgcccagaaaaacacacctccagccggcggacgtcacgagcggcaccagaggacggcgggctgggaactggcccgcacctgcgcactgctctgcccattatgggcagaggaacatcctttcatattgcgcatgcgccggccggctgtctttagttggccggcgcatgcgcaatatgaaaagctgttcatctgcccataatgggcagagcagtgcgcaggtacgggccagttcccagcccgccgtcctctggtgccgctcgtgacgtccgccggctggaggtgtgtttttctgggcacatcgcccagtaacgccgcccctgggcaccttcagaaggtaatttgcataagtttaaaaagtattattttcattatctgggcgagggacacataagacaaagatatgatcgtaatgagggttaaagagtctataacctgatctgagcggtctaaaacgctcagattaggtgaaagactccctttaaaggggttgtccgggcttttatgATGTAACTGTAcaggtaaaactaaaaaaattagaatatcctgcaaaagtccatttatttcagtaatgcaaattaaaaggaattgcattaatgcagcttaaagttagagttttgtgaaaaggttcaatattctaggctcaaagtgtcacactctagtcagctaattaatccataccccctgagcaaagggtacttcaaaattgtgacttaggggtttcataagctgtaagccataatcatccaaattataccaaataaaggcttgaaatatctcgctttgcatgtaatgagtctcatatgttagtttcaccttttaagttgcattactgaaataaatgaactttgcacaatattctaatttttcaagtttcacctgtacgtCATAATGCCTGAGGGGATGTATCTGACCTGACAGGGAGCGGAGATTGCGTTGcgcccatcatttaacccctcaggtgctgcgttTAACGCACCTGTGAATGAATTAGACGGATGCTGGCACACAGCGCAGTTCTGACTTGCATTCAGAATGCTGTTTTTTATTGTAGCTAGCTGAAATTACTTAAATCATTACTTCTATGCAGAATTTCAGGGGTTAACGAGGCAGACAAACTGGCTAAAttgaaaactgcatcctgaatgaatgtcagaactgcactgtgtgccagtaccctctgccttctgatcggttgccatggcgttctccatactgagctatgtaCGAGGCACAGCACAGACTGGAGAGAGTAAAAATCCTATtcgccctaagggctcatgcacgcgaacgtattttctttccgtgtctgttccgttttttcttttttttaggactgtatgcagaaccattcagttcaatgggtccgtaaaaaaaaatggaagttactctgtgtgtattccgtttctgtatgtccgttccgcaaaagaatagaacatgtcctattattgtccgcattaccaaggataggactgttttattaggggccagacGTTCCTGTTCGGCAAAAtatgaaatgcacacggacgtcatccgtgatTTTTGTG
This is a stretch of genomic DNA from Bufo gargarizans isolate SCDJY-AF-19 chromosome 3, ASM1485885v1, whole genome shotgun sequence. It encodes these proteins:
- the LOC122932724 gene encoding gastrula zinc finger protein XlCGF26.1-like produces the protein MSANSEYGNDFENNANLSVHNEIQKAERSCSEREKTFNVLSSVAEILRNDKGEKTYSCSECGKCFRQNSHLLRHQKTHTAERPFSCLECGKCFIRKSHLVEHQKTHTGEKSFSCSECGKRFRTQHSLKIHLGTHTGVQQYSCSECGKCCSDKSSFVIHQRIHTGENPYSCSECGKCFRQNSHLLRHHKTHTAEKPFSCLECGKCFIRKSHLVEHQKTHTGEKPFSCSECGKCFSNKSILQVHQRIHTGVKPFLCPECGKYFTRKSELENHLKMHTGEKPFPCPECEKYFNLKAQLDKHLRTHTGEKPYSCPECEKCFGNKSNLVQHQRIHTGEKPYLCPECGKCFSNKSILEEHQRIHTGVKPFLCPECGKYFTRKSELENHLKMHTGEKPFPCPECEKYFNLKAQLDKHLRTHTGEKPYSCPECEKCFGNKSNLVQHQRIHTGEKPI